One Phoenix dactylifera cultivar Barhee BC4 unplaced genomic scaffold, palm_55x_up_171113_PBpolish2nd_filt_p 000222F, whole genome shotgun sequence DNA window includes the following coding sequences:
- the LOC103696867 gene encoding calmodulin-binding protein 25-like, with the protein MAENCSTWASWISDAFARESEELTRALQISLSDDSPAPNLPSSSSPETLSAAASSSLLRHLAAADIDSGSTRRRNPIPCSPCSKVSKRKSRASSKRTSTTYINADPANFRQMVQQVTGIQLGDAGLPVEPVLKPEPQSCLPTLDTSAFLLDRAGLVGHAAHAAAAHGLSFGPAAVEAPAFDFDPLASFPTLESWSVI; encoded by the coding sequence ATGGCAGAGAATTGCTCGACCTGGGCGTCCTGGATCTCCGATGCCTTCGCCCGCGAGAGCGAAGAACTCACCAGAGCCCTCCAGATCTCCCTCTCCGACGACTCCCCCGCCCCCaacctcccctcctcctcctcccccgaaaccctctccgccgccgcctcctcctccctcctccgccACCTCGCCGCCGCCGATATCGATTCCGGTTCCACTCGCCGCCGGAATCCGATCCCGTGCTCCCCCTGCTCGAAGGTCTCCAAGAGGAAGTCCCGCGCGTCGTCGAAGCGAACTTCGACGACCTACATCAACGCCGACCCGGCCAACTTCCGCCAGATGGTCCAGCAGGTGACCGGGATCCAGCTCGGCGACGCCGGCCTGCCGGTCGAGCCGGTGCTGAAGCCTGAGCCGCAGAGCTGCCTGCCGACGCTCGACACGTCCGCCTTCTTGCTCGACCGGGCCGGTTTGGTAGGACACGCGGCACACGCCGCTGCGGCCCACGGCTTGTCGTTCGGGCCGGCGGCGGTCGAGGCCCCGGCGTTCGACTTCGACCCCTTAGCAAGCTTCCCCACTTTGGAGTCGTGGAGCGTGATCTAA